A single genomic interval of Microbacterium hydrocarbonoxydans harbors:
- a CDS encoding penicillin-binding protein: protein MPQKNRTVKGALGGVLGLVGLSAVAGLLVAASVTPVLAMTGIAGSQALTIFDKLPANLQVNRPMEQSTIYAMNADKKPVELASFYEQNRIPVTYDQINPVVYDAILSSEDKDYFSHGGINVGATAKALVDNLRGTDDRGASTITQQYVKNVLIQECEQEADPASGTYADDLQQCWLDATNAKGAEGIERKLQEMRYALQIEKEYSKNDILLGYLNIANFGGTVYGIESAANYYFSTTAAKLTAAQAATIAGMVQNPNLYRIDKPAGTWTDKDGVAHNTADDGYAMTLERRHYVLQRMLTLGKITQAQYDEADASPITPAITQPTQGCVSAGNVARSAYFCEYVKSVVLTDPAFGADETARKDLLRQGGLKIYTTMNIDIQTAAAESMANLVPAGYDNQYFGAAGVSLETGTGRVLAITQNTTFSETVTGDQAYSALVFATDKAHGGSNGFSVGSTYKLFTLIDWLEKGHSVRETLNASNRVFRNFKCGDDPIINTTKIDNFNRAGGYTGSVMRFTADSLNSGYLAMAEKLDLCDINKVADRMGVTLASGKKTTDDPAVPYDILGSKYISPLAMAGAYATVANKGIYCTPKSIDRVVDGDGNELPVPESKCTQVIDPAVAATAAFALQGVMNGGTGAKANNYDGVPVIGKTGTHEKWGTMMIESSTKVTTAVWVGRSEGQASILNQYWNGTALNEMRYWVAKDMQRAANNIYGGDRFPEPDNKLIRQVLTDVPDVVGQTVEQATATLKGAGFQVTVGAPVDSDKATNIVVAQDPAGKAPSGATITLSPSNGQGATVPDITGQSQAEAQNALFGAGFTSIDFDGSCNGNGAKVASTTPAANSAANKSTTIKVACK from the coding sequence ATGCCTCAAAAGAATCGCACGGTGAAAGGTGCGCTCGGCGGAGTCCTCGGACTCGTCGGGCTGAGCGCCGTCGCTGGCCTCCTCGTCGCGGCCAGCGTCACCCCGGTCCTCGCCATGACCGGCATCGCCGGGTCGCAAGCTCTCACGATCTTCGACAAGCTCCCCGCCAACCTCCAGGTGAACCGGCCGATGGAGCAGTCGACGATCTATGCGATGAACGCAGACAAGAAGCCGGTCGAGCTGGCATCTTTCTACGAGCAGAATCGCATCCCCGTCACCTACGACCAGATCAACCCGGTCGTCTACGACGCGATCCTCTCGAGTGAGGACAAGGACTACTTCAGCCACGGCGGCATCAACGTCGGCGCGACGGCGAAGGCTCTGGTCGACAACCTGCGCGGCACCGACGATCGAGGCGCGTCGACGATCACGCAGCAGTACGTCAAGAACGTGCTGATCCAGGAGTGCGAGCAGGAGGCGGATCCCGCATCCGGCACCTACGCCGACGACCTGCAGCAGTGCTGGCTGGACGCCACGAACGCGAAGGGTGCCGAGGGCATCGAGCGCAAGCTGCAGGAGATGCGGTACGCGCTGCAGATCGAGAAGGAGTACTCGAAGAACGACATCCTCCTCGGGTACCTCAACATCGCCAACTTCGGCGGCACGGTGTACGGCATCGAGTCGGCCGCGAACTACTACTTCTCCACCACGGCCGCGAAGCTCACGGCCGCTCAGGCGGCCACGATCGCCGGCATGGTGCAGAACCCGAACCTGTACCGCATCGACAAGCCCGCGGGGACGTGGACGGACAAGGACGGCGTCGCCCACAACACCGCCGACGACGGCTATGCGATGACCCTCGAGCGCCGGCACTACGTGCTGCAGCGCATGCTCACGCTCGGCAAGATCACCCAGGCCCAGTACGACGAAGCGGATGCCTCCCCCATCACCCCTGCGATCACCCAGCCCACCCAGGGCTGCGTCTCGGCCGGCAACGTGGCGCGCAGCGCCTACTTCTGCGAGTACGTGAAGTCGGTCGTGCTGACCGATCCCGCCTTCGGTGCGGATGAGACGGCCCGCAAGGATCTGCTGCGTCAGGGCGGCCTGAAGATCTACACGACGATGAACATCGACATCCAGACCGCGGCCGCCGAGAGCATGGCGAATCTGGTTCCTGCTGGATACGACAACCAGTACTTCGGTGCCGCGGGTGTTTCGCTCGAGACCGGCACCGGACGTGTTCTCGCGATCACGCAGAACACCACGTTCAGCGAGACGGTGACCGGCGATCAGGCTTACTCTGCGCTGGTCTTCGCGACCGACAAGGCGCACGGTGGATCGAACGGCTTCTCGGTGGGATCGACCTACAAACTCTTCACCCTGATCGACTGGCTCGAGAAGGGGCACTCGGTCCGCGAAACGCTGAATGCGAGCAACCGCGTGTTCAGGAATTTCAAGTGCGGTGACGACCCGATCATCAACACGACCAAGATCGACAACTTCAATCGCGCCGGCGGCTACACGGGGTCGGTGATGCGGTTCACCGCGGACTCCCTCAACAGCGGGTACCTCGCTATGGCCGAGAAACTCGACCTGTGCGACATCAACAAGGTCGCGGACCGTATGGGCGTCACCCTCGCCTCCGGAAAGAAGACGACCGACGACCCTGCCGTGCCCTACGACATCCTTGGTTCCAAGTACATCTCGCCCCTCGCGATGGCCGGCGCGTACGCCACGGTCGCGAACAAGGGCATCTACTGCACGCCGAAGTCCATCGACCGGGTTGTCGACGGAGACGGGAACGAGCTCCCCGTGCCCGAGTCGAAGTGCACTCAGGTCATCGATCCCGCCGTCGCTGCAACGGCCGCGTTCGCGCTACAGGGCGTGATGAACGGCGGCACCGGCGCCAAGGCGAACAACTATGACGGCGTGCCAGTGATCGGCAAGACCGGTACCCACGAGAAGTGGGGAACGATGATGATCGAGTCGAGCACGAAGGTGACGACGGCGGTCTGGGTGGGCCGTTCGGAGGGCCAGGCGAGCATCCTCAACCAGTACTGGAACGGCACCGCCCTGAACGAGATGCGCTACTGGGTCGCCAAGGACATGCAGCGCGCAGCGAACAACATCTACGGCGGCGACCGCTTCCCTGAGCCCGACAACAAGCTGATCCGTCAGGTGCTGACCGACGTCCCCGACGTGGTCGGGCAGACCGTCGAGCAGGCGACGGCGACGCTCAAGGGCGCCGGATTCCAGGTCACCGTCGGCGCACCGGTCGACAGCGACAAGGCGACCAACATCGTCGTGGCGCAGGATCCGGCCGGCAAGGCACCGAGCGGTGCGACGATCACCCTGTCGCCCAGCAACGGTCAGGGGGCGACGGTTCCGGATATCACGGGGCAGTCTCAGGCCGAGGCGCAGAACGCCCTCTTCGGCGCGGGGTTCACCTCGATCGACTTCGACGGGTCCTGTAACGGCAACGGCGCGAAGGTGGCCTCGACCACCCCTGCAGCGAACAGCGCGGCGAACAAGAGCACGACCATCAAGGTCGCCTGCAAGTGA
- a CDS encoding type II secretion system F family protein gives MAGSDAAASVQTLAVLLQAGAAPTVAWRHLASIGDRHAESIVRRLDDGAPLVAAIEAEGGPWRDLAAAWEVAMIVGAPLADVLRTIAETLRDAASAADDVRIALAEPAGTARLLLWMPFAGLLLGFALGFDTIAAISTPAGAGCVGGGLLLVFAARAWTRRLLRRARPAPGTPGMQEELLAVALSGGASIERALSLVGLSAVRREGAAAGADDESRILSVLELSHTAGVPAGELLRAAAGQARHSARIEGRLRAAKLSTALLIPLGVCTLPAFLLLGVAPLLLSVLASTPLP, from the coding sequence ATGGCTGGCTCGGATGCCGCGGCCTCTGTGCAGACGCTCGCCGTGCTGCTCCAGGCCGGGGCTGCGCCGACGGTCGCCTGGCGTCATCTCGCGTCAATCGGCGACCGGCACGCCGAGAGCATCGTGCGGCGGCTCGACGATGGCGCACCGCTGGTTGCCGCCATCGAGGCGGAGGGCGGTCCGTGGCGCGACCTCGCCGCGGCGTGGGAGGTCGCGATGATCGTCGGCGCACCACTCGCAGACGTTCTGCGGACGATCGCCGAGACTTTACGCGACGCCGCATCGGCCGCCGACGACGTGCGCATCGCGCTCGCGGAGCCCGCGGGCACCGCCAGGCTGCTGCTGTGGATGCCGTTCGCCGGGCTCCTGCTCGGATTCGCGCTCGGGTTCGACACCATAGCTGCGATCAGCACCCCCGCCGGAGCGGGGTGTGTCGGAGGGGGACTGCTGCTCGTGTTCGCGGCGCGGGCGTGGACGCGACGTCTGTTGCGCCGGGCGAGGCCCGCTCCCGGCACACCCGGAATGCAGGAGGAGCTCCTCGCGGTGGCGCTGTCCGGCGGAGCATCGATCGAACGCGCCCTCAGCCTCGTCGGCCTCAGCGCGGTGCGCCGTGAGGGGGCTGCGGCGGGTGCGGACGACGAGTCGCGGATCCTGTCGGTGCTGGAGCTGTCGCACACTGCCGGCGTCCCTGCCGGTGAACTGCTGCGTGCCGCTGCGGGTCAGGCACGTCACTCGGCACGGATCGAGGGTCGTCTTCGGGCGGCGAAGCTGTCGACCGCCCTGCTGATTCCCCTCGGGGTCTGCACGCTTCCCGCGTTCCTCCTCCTCGGAGTCGCCCCCCTGCTCTTGAGCGTCCTCGCCTCCACCCCGCTGCCCTGA
- the topA gene encoding type I DNA topoisomerase — translation MAEGKKLVIVESPTKMRSIQGYLGDGYEVLSSVGHIRDLADKKDIPAADKQAYGKYSIDVDNDFDPYYVVSDRKTKTVAELKRALKTADELLLATDEDREGEAIAWHLLETLKPKVPVKRMVFHEITKDAIQAAIGNTRELDTDLVDAQETRRILDRLYGWDVSPVLWYKVKTGLSAGRVQSAATRMIVERERERMAFVSAEYWDVEALASTTSGFTVRLVRVDGGQLARGTDFDDDGKLKKAVVILDEQKAAQLALAVDAAGTGAVTKVEAKPGTRSPYAPFTTSTMQQEAGRKLSMSAKQAMSVAQRLYEKGYITYMRTDSVALSTQAVQAARSQAVALYGDSAVPLKPRVYKSKSKNAQEAHEAIRPSGETFRTPKSVSSELDREEHRLYDLIWKRTVASQMADAKYETTTVTIAVDAAGQNAEFTASGTVYTFKGFLEAYEEGRDEKRNDKDAEANQSLPAVAVGDQLRMSDSEAKGHRTTPKPRYTEASLVKALEEHGIGRPSTFASIIGTVIDRGYATKRGQALVPTWLAFSVVRLLEEHFADLIDYDFTAALEDDLDAIARGEQKRVEWLRSFYYGSDSHVGLRQVVDNLGEIDARALNSTPITENATLRFGKYGPYLEVANPEAPDEKPRIVNVPEDLAPDELTAAKAQELIDAPVAGDRVLGTNPENGKIVVVKDGRFGPYVQENDPVSDDAAVDEATGEVVEAPKPKRGAKKDAAPKPRTASLFRSMSVDTIDLDTALQLLSLPRVVGADPETGDEITAQNGRFGPYLKKGTDSRSLESESEIFDVTLEKALEIYAQPKYGAGSRRASSALAEFEADPVSGKPIRIRDGRFGAYVTDGETNVTIPRGQKVEDITFETAVQMLADKRAKGPAPKRGAAKKAPAKKAPAKKAAAKKPAAKKAPAKKAAATKSTASDAEKAAARSAAAKKAAATRAANAAKKAGS, via the coding sequence TTGGCTGAAGGCAAGAAGCTCGTCATCGTCGAGTCTCCGACGAAGATGCGGTCGATTCAGGGGTACCTCGGCGACGGCTACGAGGTGCTCAGCTCCGTCGGCCATATCCGCGACCTGGCAGACAAGAAGGACATCCCCGCCGCCGACAAGCAGGCGTACGGGAAGTACTCGATCGACGTCGACAACGACTTCGACCCCTACTACGTCGTCTCCGATCGCAAGACCAAGACGGTCGCCGAACTCAAGCGCGCGCTCAAGACGGCGGACGAGCTCCTGCTCGCCACTGATGAGGACCGCGAGGGCGAGGCCATCGCGTGGCACCTGCTGGAGACGCTGAAGCCCAAGGTGCCCGTGAAGCGCATGGTCTTCCACGAGATCACCAAGGACGCGATCCAGGCGGCCATCGGCAACACCCGAGAACTCGACACCGATCTCGTCGACGCGCAGGAGACCCGCCGCATCCTCGACCGTCTGTACGGCTGGGATGTCTCCCCGGTGCTCTGGTACAAGGTCAAGACCGGCCTGTCCGCCGGACGCGTCCAGTCCGCAGCCACTCGCATGATCGTCGAGCGGGAGCGCGAGCGCATGGCGTTCGTCTCCGCCGAGTACTGGGATGTCGAGGCGCTCGCCTCGACGACGTCCGGCTTCACCGTGCGGCTCGTCCGGGTCGACGGCGGACAGCTCGCCCGCGGCACCGACTTCGACGACGACGGAAAGCTCAAGAAGGCCGTCGTCATTCTCGACGAGCAGAAGGCCGCACAGCTCGCGCTCGCCGTCGATGCGGCGGGCACCGGCGCGGTCACCAAGGTCGAGGCGAAGCCAGGAACCCGCAGCCCCTACGCCCCGTTCACCACCTCCACCATGCAGCAGGAGGCGGGCCGCAAGCTCTCGATGAGCGCCAAGCAGGCGATGAGCGTGGCCCAGCGGCTGTACGAAAAGGGTTACATCACCTATATGCGAACCGACTCGGTGGCGCTGAGCACCCAGGCGGTGCAGGCTGCACGCAGCCAGGCCGTCGCCCTGTACGGTGACAGCGCCGTGCCGCTCAAGCCCCGCGTCTACAAGTCCAAGAGCAAGAACGCGCAGGAGGCGCACGAGGCGATCCGCCCATCGGGCGAGACCTTCCGCACCCCCAAGTCCGTCTCCTCGGAACTCGACCGCGAAGAGCACCGCCTCTACGACCTGATCTGGAAGCGCACCGTCGCGAGCCAGATGGCCGATGCGAAGTACGAGACCACGACCGTGACGATCGCGGTCGACGCCGCAGGGCAGAACGCCGAATTCACCGCATCCGGAACCGTCTACACGTTCAAGGGCTTCCTCGAGGCGTACGAGGAAGGACGCGACGAGAAGCGCAACGACAAGGACGCAGAGGCGAACCAGTCGCTGCCCGCCGTCGCCGTCGGCGACCAGCTGCGCATGTCGGACTCGGAAGCGAAGGGGCACCGCACGACCCCGAAGCCGCGCTACACCGAGGCCTCTCTCGTCAAGGCCCTCGAAGAGCACGGCATCGGCCGCCCGTCGACCTTCGCGAGCATCATCGGCACCGTGATCGACCGCGGCTACGCGACCAAGCGCGGCCAGGCGCTCGTGCCGACCTGGCTCGCCTTCAGCGTCGTCAGGCTGCTCGAGGAGCACTTCGCCGACCTCATCGACTACGACTTCACCGCCGCGCTCGAAGACGACCTCGACGCGATCGCCCGGGGCGAGCAGAAGCGCGTCGAGTGGCTGCGCTCCTTCTATTACGGCTCCGATTCGCATGTCGGCCTCCGTCAGGTCGTCGACAACCTCGGTGAGATCGACGCTCGTGCGTTGAACTCCACGCCGATCACCGAGAACGCGACGCTCCGCTTCGGCAAGTACGGGCCATACCTCGAGGTCGCGAACCCCGAGGCGCCGGACGAGAAGCCGCGCATCGTGAACGTCCCGGAGGACCTCGCGCCGGACGAGCTCACGGCAGCCAAGGCGCAGGAGCTCATCGATGCCCCCGTCGCGGGTGACCGCGTGCTGGGCACGAACCCCGAGAACGGCAAGATCGTCGTCGTGAAGGACGGCCGATTCGGTCCGTACGTGCAGGAGAACGACCCGGTGTCCGACGACGCCGCCGTCGACGAGGCGACCGGAGAGGTCGTGGAGGCGCCCAAGCCGAAGCGCGGAGCGAAGAAGGATGCCGCGCCGAAGCCGCGCACCGCGTCGCTGTTCCGCTCGATGTCGGTCGACACCATCGACCTCGACACGGCGCTGCAGCTGCTGAGCCTTCCGCGCGTCGTGGGCGCCGACCCCGAGACGGGCGACGAGATCACCGCGCAGAACGGTCGATTCGGGCCGTACTTGAAGAAGGGCACCGATTCCCGGTCGCTCGAGAGCGAGTCGGAGATCTTCGACGTGACGCTCGAGAAGGCCCTCGAGATCTACGCACAGCCCAAGTACGGGGCAGGATCCCGTCGCGCGTCGAGCGCTCTCGCCGAGTTCGAGGCCGACCCGGTCAGCGGCAAGCCGATCCGCATCCGTGACGGCCGCTTCGGCGCTTACGTCACGGACGGCGAGACGAACGTGACCATCCCGCGCGGCCAGAAGGTCGAGGACATCACGTTCGAGACTGCCGTGCAGATGCTCGCCGACAAGCGCGCCAAGGGGCCGGCACCCAAGCGCGGTGCGGCGAAGAAGGCTCCCGCCAAGAAGGCTCCCGCGAAGAAGGCAGCCGCGAAGAAGCCAGCCGCCAAGAAGGCTCCCGCGAAGAAGGCAGCCGCGACGAAGTCCACCGCGTCGGATGCCGAGAAGGCTGCCGCGCGATCGGCCGCCGCGAAGAAGGCGGCGGCGACCCGTGCGGCGAACGCGGCGAAGAAGGCCGGTTCGTGA
- a CDS encoding helicase yields the protein MAGTALAAGILSATAALSFGLAVVGGAAVTAQRAAGAADAAALAAADAASGAVATVDDPCALAARVAAASAAALTECSLDGFVATVQVKAAYAGLAAVSRARAGPPEGT from the coding sequence ATGGCGGGCACCGCGCTCGCCGCGGGAATCCTGTCGGCTACGGCTGCGCTGTCCTTCGGCCTCGCCGTCGTCGGAGGTGCCGCCGTCACGGCGCAGCGAGCGGCAGGCGCCGCCGACGCCGCAGCCCTCGCCGCGGCCGACGCGGCGAGCGGGGCGGTCGCGACCGTCGACGACCCCTGTGCCCTGGCCGCTCGCGTCGCCGCCGCCTCGGCCGCGGCGCTGACGGAGTGCTCGCTCGACGGCTTCGTGGCGACCGTGCAGGTGAAGGCGGCGTACGCTGGACTCGCTGCCGTCTCCCGAGCCCGTGCCGGGCCACCCGAGGGGACATGA
- a CDS encoding RidA family protein, with amino-acid sequence MSISARLTELGIELPTVAAPVAAYVPAVVHDGLVYTSGQLPFTDGALPATGKVGAEVSAEDANAYARTCALNALAAAADAAGGVDRIAGVLRVGGFVASTPEFTGQPGVINGASLVLGEIFGDAGRHVRAAVGVPVLPLDSPVEVEVSFILA; translated from the coding sequence ATGAGCATCTCCGCGCGTCTGACCGAGCTCGGCATCGAGCTCCCCACCGTCGCCGCCCCCGTGGCGGCGTACGTTCCCGCCGTCGTCCATGACGGTCTCGTCTACACGTCGGGTCAGCTGCCGTTCACGGACGGCGCTCTTCCTGCGACGGGGAAGGTCGGCGCCGAGGTGTCGGCCGAGGACGCCAACGCCTATGCCCGCACCTGTGCGCTGAACGCGCTCGCCGCCGCGGCGGATGCCGCCGGCGGCGTGGACCGGATCGCGGGAGTCCTGCGAGTGGGCGGCTTCGTGGCATCCACTCCGGAATTCACCGGTCAGCCGGGCGTCATCAACGGCGCGAGCCTGGTGCTGGGCGAGATCTTCGGTGACGCAGGACGCCACGTCCGCGCGGCCGTCGGCGTGCCGGTGCTTCCGCTCGACAGCCCGGTCGAGGTCGAAGTCTCCTTCATCCTCGCCTGA
- a CDS encoding TadA family conjugal transfer-associated ATPase, producing MSDSFIIRPRGTSPWVEGVERHAQQPLELDPVFGPLAEHCADDAVTDLFVNGAAGLFVDRGHGTERVPSWSASEREVRDLAVALVGLGGRHLDDQAPCVDVRLDSGIRVHAVLAPVSTSGTALSIRIPRVRAADLAALAGLGAFDPSQHEWLLELVAARANILITGGTGTGKTTLLSALLTEVPADERIITIEDVAELRPRHPHHVALEARQANLEGAGGITLSRLVRESLRMRPDRLVVGECRGEEVRELLTALNTGHDGGAGTLHASGLGDVPARLEALGALAGMDATALARQVVSAFSVVLHLERAAGGRRRIAKAGAFTLTGDRLEIEEVHPW from the coding sequence ATGTCCGATTCCTTCATCATCCGACCTCGCGGCACATCGCCCTGGGTAGAGGGCGTCGAGAGGCACGCGCAGCAGCCCCTGGAACTCGACCCGGTGTTCGGTCCGCTCGCCGAGCACTGCGCCGACGACGCCGTGACGGATCTCTTCGTCAACGGAGCGGCAGGACTCTTCGTCGACAGAGGGCACGGCACCGAGCGGGTGCCGTCGTGGAGTGCGTCCGAACGCGAGGTCCGGGACCTCGCAGTCGCCCTCGTCGGCCTCGGCGGTCGACATCTCGACGACCAGGCTCCGTGCGTCGATGTCAGGCTGGACTCCGGCATCCGGGTGCATGCCGTGCTCGCGCCCGTGTCGACGTCGGGAACGGCCCTCTCCATCCGGATTCCCCGCGTGCGCGCTGCCGATCTCGCCGCACTCGCCGGGCTCGGGGCCTTCGACCCGTCGCAGCACGAATGGCTGCTCGAGCTGGTGGCCGCGAGAGCGAACATCCTCATCACGGGCGGCACGGGCACGGGCAAGACGACGCTGCTGTCCGCACTGCTGACCGAGGTGCCGGCCGACGAGCGCATCATCACCATCGAGGACGTCGCCGAGCTGCGCCCGCGTCATCCGCACCACGTCGCCCTCGAAGCCAGACAGGCGAACCTCGAGGGAGCAGGAGGCATCACGCTGTCCCGCCTGGTGCGCGAATCGCTGCGGATGCGTCCGGACCGTCTCGTGGTGGGGGAGTGCCGGGGAGAAGAGGTCCGAGAGCTGCTGACCGCGCTGAACACCGGTCACGACGGAGGGGCTGGGACTCTGCATGCCAGCGGGCTCGGCGACGTGCCGGCGCGGCTCGAAGCGCTGGGCGCGCTGGCCGGGATGGATGCCACAGCTCTCGCGCGCCAAGTGGTGAGCGCGTTCAGCGTCGTCCTGCACCTGGAGCGCGCTGCGGGTGGGCGACGGCGAATCGCCAAGGCAGGCGCATTCACCCTCACCGGAGATCGTCTCGAGATAGAAGAGGTGCATCCGTGGTGA
- the acs gene encoding acetate--CoA ligase, translating into MSSQIDHLLDETRQFPPSEAFVAQSVSSPALYERAAADREAFWAEQSRELLEWHKPFTQVLDWSTPPFAKWFDDGELNVAYNCLDRHVEAGNGDRVALHWEGEPGDSRTLTYAELTEEVKRVANVLEGLGVGHGDRVAIYLPMIPEAVAAMLAVARVGAIHSVVFGGFSADSLRSRIDDAGAKLVITADGGYRKGRVSALKPAVDQALADRGEGEQQTVEHVLVVKRGENEVEWQDGRDLWWHDVVPAASAEHTAEAFPAENPLFILYTSGTTGKPKGILHTSGGYLTQAAYSHKYVFDLHPETDVYWCTADIGWITGHSYVTYGPLANGATQVIYEGTPDSPHPGRWWEIIEKYKVSIFYTAPTAIRSFMKIGRSVPAKFDLSSLRLLGSVGEPINPEAWIWYRDVIGAGTTPIVDTWWQTETGAIMVSALPGVTATKPGSAQVPLPGISIDVVDESGEEVGKGNGGLLVITEPWPSMLRGIWGDPERYKETYWEKFEKQGYYFAGDGARLDDDGDLWLLGRVDDVMNVSGHRLSTAEIESSLVAHEATAEAAVVGAADETTGQAVVAFVIIKESYLSAHDPAGLAQQLRLWVGEQIGAIARPRDVYIVGELPKTRSGKIMRRLLRDVAEGREVGDTTTLADTAVMSIISAQVK; encoded by the coding sequence ATGAGCAGCCAGATCGATCATCTTCTCGATGAGACCCGCCAGTTCCCGCCCTCCGAGGCATTCGTCGCGCAGTCGGTGTCGTCGCCGGCCCTGTATGAGCGCGCCGCGGCCGACCGTGAGGCGTTCTGGGCCGAGCAGTCCCGCGAGCTCCTCGAATGGCACAAGCCGTTCACGCAGGTGCTCGACTGGTCGACGCCGCCGTTCGCCAAGTGGTTCGACGACGGCGAGCTGAACGTCGCGTACAACTGCCTCGACCGCCATGTCGAAGCCGGCAACGGCGATCGCGTCGCCCTGCACTGGGAGGGCGAGCCGGGAGACTCGCGCACCCTGACGTACGCCGAGCTGACCGAGGAGGTCAAGCGCGTCGCCAACGTGCTCGAGGGCTTGGGCGTCGGACACGGCGACCGCGTCGCCATCTACCTGCCGATGATTCCCGAGGCCGTCGCCGCGATGCTCGCGGTCGCCAGGGTCGGCGCCATCCACTCCGTCGTGTTCGGCGGGTTCAGCGCCGACAGCCTGCGGTCCCGCATCGACGACGCGGGCGCCAAGCTCGTCATCACCGCCGACGGCGGCTACCGCAAGGGTCGGGTCTCCGCGCTGAAGCCGGCCGTCGACCAGGCCCTCGCCGACCGCGGTGAGGGCGAGCAGCAGACCGTCGAGCACGTTCTCGTCGTCAAGCGCGGCGAGAACGAGGTCGAGTGGCAGGACGGTCGCGACCTGTGGTGGCATGACGTCGTACCCGCGGCATCCGCCGAGCACACCGCCGAGGCGTTCCCGGCCGAGAACCCGCTGTTCATCCTCTACACCTCGGGGACGACGGGGAAGCCGAAGGGCATCCTGCACACCTCCGGCGGGTACCTCACCCAGGCGGCCTACTCACACAAGTACGTGTTCGACCTGCACCCCGAGACCGACGTGTACTGGTGCACGGCCGACATCGGCTGGATCACGGGGCACAGCTACGTGACCTACGGTCCGCTGGCGAACGGCGCGACCCAGGTGATCTACGAGGGCACCCCCGACTCCCCGCATCCCGGCCGCTGGTGGGAGATCATCGAGAAGTACAAGGTCTCGATCTTCTACACCGCACCGACCGCGATCCGCTCCTTCATGAAGATCGGTCGCAGCGTTCCCGCGAAGTTCGACCTCTCGTCGCTGCGCCTGCTCGGCTCGGTCGGCGAGCCGATCAACCCCGAGGCCTGGATCTGGTACCGCGATGTGATCGGCGCCGGTACCACGCCGATCGTCGACACCTGGTGGCAGACGGAGACGGGAGCGATCATGGTGTCGGCGCTGCCCGGCGTGACGGCGACCAAGCCCGGTTCGGCGCAGGTCCCCCTGCCGGGCATCTCGATCGACGTGGTCGACGAATCCGGCGAAGAGGTCGGCAAGGGCAACGGCGGCCTGCTCGTGATCACCGAGCCCTGGCCGAGCATGCTCCGTGGCATCTGGGGAGACCCCGAGCGCTACAAGGAGACCTACTGGGAGAAGTTCGAGAAGCAGGGGTACTACTTCGCCGGCGACGGCGCGCGCCTCGACGACGACGGCGACCTGTGGCTCCTGGGCCGCGTCGACGACGTGATGAACGTGTCGGGCCATCGCCTCTCCACCGCCGAGATCGAGTCGTCCCTCGTCGCACACGAGGCGACGGCCGAGGCCGCAGTCGTCGGGGCCGCCGACGAGACCACAGGCCAGGCGGTCGTCGCCTTCGTCATCATCAAGGAGAGCTACCTCTCCGCGCATGATCCGGCCGGACTCGCGCAGCAGCTGCGACTCTGGGTCGGCGAGCAGATCGGCGCGATCGCCCGTCCCCGCGACGTCTACATCGTCGGCGAGCTCCCGAAGACCCGCTCGGGCAAGATCATGCGTCGACTGCTGCGCGATGTGGCGGAGGGCCGTGAGGTCGGCGACACCACGACTCTCGCCGACACTGCAGTCATGAGCATCATCTCGGCGCAGGTCAAGTAG
- a CDS encoding DUF4244 domain-containing protein, with translation MNTIPPLTRRRSAALFGDDSGAATAEYAITTMAAVAFAGMLVVIMRSDEVRGILTDLVRRALTVS, from the coding sequence ATGAACACCATCCCTCCGCTCACGCGTCGCCGCTCGGCCGCCCTGTTCGGCGACGACAGCGGCGCCGCCACGGCCGAGTACGCCATCACGACCATGGCCGCGGTGGCATTCGCCGGCATGCTCGTGGTCATCATGAGGTCGGACGAGGTGCGTGGCATCCTCACCGATCTCGTGCGCCGCGCTCTCACGGTGTCGTGA
- a CDS encoding TadE family type IV pilus minor pilin has translation MALPAVVLALLLGAGALGAASRQVALQDAAADAARLLGRGEGEGAAHRVVSVAVSGAGMSSRASNDLVCVSAHSVVAIGGIIRLPLEASSCALVGGR, from the coding sequence GTGGCTCTTCCCGCGGTGGTGCTTGCGCTCCTCCTCGGAGCGGGAGCGCTCGGGGCGGCGTCGCGCCAGGTCGCCCTGCAGGACGCAGCAGCCGATGCCGCACGCCTGCTCGGACGAGGAGAGGGAGAGGGGGCAGCGCATCGCGTGGTCTCCGTGGCCGTGTCCGGAGCAGGGATGTCGAGCCGCGCCTCGAACGACCTCGTATGCGTGAGCGCGCACTCGGTCGTGGCGATCGGCGGGATCATCCGCCTCCCGCTCGAGGCGTCGAGCTGCGCACTCGTCGGGGGGCGCTGA